GCGGCAGCGCGTCGTCGCCGGACGGATCGAGCGCGCCCCGGGGCGGGCCGCGCCTGGGCCGGCGCCTCAGGGTGAAACGTTCTGAAGGCGACGCGGCGCGGGCCGCGCGGACGCGGGTGCCGAACGCGCCCTTCCCCCCTACCCGGCCGAACTCGACGGTGAAGAGCCTCCCGCGGTGCTCGAGCTCGATGGTCATCCCGCCCGCGGACGAGGCGGTGCCCGCGCCGGACAGGAGGCGCCCGCCGAGCCCCTGCGAGAGCGCCCGCAGCTCCTTGGTGAGCCCGCGGCCGCGGTCCGCGACGAGCGCGGCGGCGCGGATGGCGCTCGCGAGCTTCTCCGCGTCGTCCTCCAGCCCGGCGCGGACGGCGGTGAGCCGGTGCGACTCGAGCGTGACCTGGTAGTCGGCGGCCGCGCGGAGCGCCTCGCGCAGCGGCGCCGTGAGCCACCAGCGCGCGAGCGCCGGGATGCTGGCCTTGACGACGAAGGCGCCGTCCAGCGCCGGATCGCCGACGTCCACCTGCCGCGCCCGGAATGCCCCGCCGCTCCCCCGGCGCAGCCGCTGCTCGTGGACGCGGAGCCTGAGGCCCGACGGGTTCCGCGCCGTGCCGGTGATGCGGGTGTGGTAGCGCGCGACGGACACGTCGTCGTGATCGATGTCGTGGTCGACGAGCAGCGAGACGTTCTCACACACCACGGAGATCTGCATCCGTGGGTCTCCCTGCGGATCCGGCCCTGACGTGAACTTGCCGCCGACCAGGGCCGCGGCGCGCTGCCAGCTCGGCCGGGCGAGCCGCCAGCGGGCCTCCGCGGCCCGCTTCGCCTCCTGCCGCGCTTCCGCGAAGCACCTCACGAGCCCCGTGATTCCGGAGAGGATCATCAGGACAACGATCGGCTCCATCCTCCGCGATCCTACCCTCCCCGCCCGGGGCGCGCCCGGGCGTGGCGGCGAGCACAGCCGCTGGCAGCGCGGCCGTCCCCGGGCAGAGCGCGTGGCGCAGCTCGCGTTGGTCGGGGGATGAGGAAGTCCAATGCAGGAAGGGAGAGGAAGTCCAGTGTGGGATAAGGAAGTCCAGTGTGGAGAGGAGAAAGAAGGCCCAACTCCTCCGGAGATGTCAAGTCCCAACTGCGAGAGCTGCCCTGGGCCGACAGAACATGATGCCGCGCAATCCGGCCTCTCTGAAAAAGTAACACCATATCGACAACTTACCCATGAATCGACGGGCCAGCCTTCACTCAACAGCCTTCTTGGATTGACATCCTGGTTGTGAGCGTTCACATTGATGCCCGTCGGTATTCTTTTGCTTCGCTTCGAAAGGGCGGTCATGCGCACCGAGACCTTCGTCAGCCGATCGATCTCGGCATCGGTTGGGTTCGCTCGGTCATCGTGTTGGTGAGCCCGCGAACGTCGCGGTCGCGCCTCAGCAGCGCTGGGCGCGAGGTCTCGTCTCCACGGCGACCCGCACGCCCGCCCCATGAAGAAGCGACATCATAGTAACAACTTATGGTTGCGCCCAAGGGGCCGCTTCACGCCACGGCCTACGACATGCCCCTTGGGTACAGGAGAACCTCATGAGAATGCGATTTGAACGATGGCCCCTGCTAGCCACGCTCGCGCTCGGCGCCTGCATCTCCGCCGAGCCGATCGACGAAGACGGCTACGAGCTCGACGATCTCGCCGAAGGCATCACCATCGATACCGCGGCGACCTACACGATCACGGGCGTCCAGAGCGGAAAATGCGTCGAAGTGGCTGGAGGCAGCACCGCTGACGCAGCGGCCCTGCAGATCGCCAGCTGCAACGGCTCGACGCGCCAGCAGTTCCGCATGGAATCGGCAGGCGGCGGCTACTATCGCATCCGCAACGTCAACAGCAACCGTTGCATGGACGTCGCCGGCGCCTCCACGAGCGACGGCGCCCGCATCCAGCAATACTCCTGCTGGACCGGGGAAAACCAGCAGTGGTCGTTCACCGACGTCTCCAGCGGCGTCGTGCGCCTCACCGCACGCAACAGCGGCAAGTCCCTCGACGTCTACGGACGCGGCACCGCCGACGGCACCGCCTTGGTCCAATGGGCGTCGAACGGCGGGACCAACCAGCAGTTCCGGATCACACCGGTGGGCTCGGGCAGCAGCAGCAGCAGCGGCACCGGCGGCAGCGGCGGCACCGGCGGCAGCGGGGGCGCCGGCGGCAGCGGCGGAGCCGGAGGAGGAGGCGGCGGCGGCAAGTTCGTCGGTAACATCACCACCGGCGGGCAGGTGCGATCGGATCTGTCCCGATACTGGAACCAGATCAGCCCGGAGAACGAGGGCAAGTGGGGCTCCGTCGAGCCCACGCGGGACGTCATGAACTGGGCCGGCATGGACCGGGTCCGCGATTACGCTCGTCAGAAGGGCATTCCCTACAAGGGCCACACGCTGATCTGGGGCGCCCAGCAGCCGAGCTGGATTGGCGGTCTGTCGCAGAGCGAGCAGCGCGCCGAGGTAGAAGAGTGGATCCAGGCGTTCTGCCAGCGCTACCCGGACGTCGCCATCATCGACGTCGTGAACGAGCCGCCCCCGCACACCACGCCGGTGTACATGAACGCCCTCGGCGGCGCGGGCTCGAGCGGCTACGACTGGATCGTGCAAGCGTTCAAGTGGGCGCGGCAGTACTGCCCGAACGCCAAGCTGCTGCTCAACGACTACAACAACATCGAGTACAGCGGCGACAACCAGAACACGCTCAACATCGTGAATCGGATCCGGGCGGCAGGGGCTCCCATCGATGGCATCGGAGCTCAAGCTCACGACGCGCACAAGCTCAACACCAGCACCGTCAAGGGCTTCCTCGACAAACTCGCCGGCACCGGTCTACCGGTCTACATCACCGAGTACGACATCAACCTGGCGAACGACACGCAGCAGCTCAACGTGATGCAGAGCCAGTTCCCCATGTTCTACGACCATCCGAGCGTGAAAGGCATCACGCTGTGGGGGTACATCAGCGGCCAAACGTGGGTGACCAACTCAGGGCTCATGAGCAGCAGCGGCCAGATGCGGCCCGCCATGTCCTGGCTCATGAGCTA
The DNA window shown above is from Sorangium aterium and carries:
- a CDS encoding endo-1,4-beta-xylanase, whose translation is MRFERWPLLATLALGACISAEPIDEDGYELDDLAEGITIDTAATYTITGVQSGKCVEVAGGSTADAAALQIASCNGSTRQQFRMESAGGGYYRIRNVNSNRCMDVAGASTSDGARIQQYSCWTGENQQWSFTDVSSGVVRLTARNSGKSLDVYGRGTADGTALVQWASNGGTNQQFRITPVGSGSSSSSGTGGSGGTGGSGGAGGSGGAGGGGGGGKFVGNITTGGQVRSDLSRYWNQISPENEGKWGSVEPTRDVMNWAGMDRVRDYARQKGIPYKGHTLIWGAQQPSWIGGLSQSEQRAEVEEWIQAFCQRYPDVAIIDVVNEPPPHTTPVYMNALGGAGSSGYDWIVQAFKWARQYCPNAKLLLNDYNNIEYSGDNQNTLNIVNRIRAAGAPIDGIGAQAHDAHKLNTSTVKGFLDKLAGTGLPVYITEYDINLANDTQQLNVMQSQFPMFYDHPSVKGITLWGYISGQTWVTNSGLMSSSGQMRPAMSWLMSYLGR